Proteins found in one Hyla sarda isolate aHylSar1 chromosome 7, aHylSar1.hap1, whole genome shotgun sequence genomic segment:
- the DYNLT4 gene encoding dynein light chain Tctex-type 4, with product MADHLPSPSEDVAVVAVAGNAHCRSGLLADRRRSHSIELPPRQLARLRSIEEHPVGQSRRSSVVSNVAPFSRKNSLCAMGLNKRLSLGPWAHYGRVSFSGLPLYRPIQEVQYENTYRTGPEEDSRFNPCRAQKVVEIALRSYLGDTKYNPLSSGQLAQTLADLIRSKLKESSPARYKVVCNVILGQMGRQGARVSSRSLWDPQNDNFACATYSNATLFAVAMVHGVYYE from the coding sequence ATGGCCGATCACCTGCCGTCTCCTTCTGAGGATGTCGCGGTCGTGGCGGTCGCTGGAAACGCACATTGCAGGTCCGGCCTCCTCGCCGACCGCCGCCGCTCTCACTCCATAGAGTTGCCCCCGCGCCAGCTGGCGCGTCTGAGAAGCATCGAGGAGCATCCGGTCGGGCAGTCGCGCCGGAGCTCGGTGGTCAGCAACGTGGCCCCGTTCTCCCGTAAGAACTCGCTGTGCGCCATGGGCCTGAACAAGCGCCTGTCCCTGGGGCCCTGGGCGCACTATGGACGGGTCAGTTTTTCGGGCCTTCCCCTTTATCGGCCCATCCAGGAGGTTCAGTATGAGAACACGTACAGGACGGGCCCCGAGGAGGACTCGAGGTTTAACCCCTGCAGGGCCCAGAAGGTTGTGGAGATTGCCCTGAGGAGCTACCTGGGGGACACCAAGTACAACCCCCTGAGCAGCGGGCAGCTGGCCCAGACCCTGGCCGACCTCATCCGCAGCAAACTGAAGGAGTCCAGCCCGGCCCGATACAAGGTGGTCTGCAACGTCATCCTGGGCCAGATGGGGCGCCAGGGGGCCCGAGTGTCCAGCCGCTCCCTGTGGGACCCCCAGAATGATAACTTCGCCTGCGCCACCTATTCGAACGCCACCTTGTTTGCCGTAGCCATGGTGCACGGGGTTTACTATGAATGA